A part of Gemmatimonadales bacterium genomic DNA contains:
- a CDS encoding DUF4159 domain-containing protein, with protein sequence MRRVLRWLTGLAAAALILATAEAQRRRGGESGASEYPPNVPYDGRFTFVRIQYQPRGGVGDFGFGRGDPRWNHDYPRAERHFTRILAELTTVRPRVDASNIMTLDDPDLFKFPVAYLCEPGFWVPNDAEVAALGAYIAKGGFLIVDDFAGRQIINLQEQLRRVLPEARMQPIPVEHPVFDSFYRIRSFDQYVHPYQQVQTEFLGIFEDNDPTKRLMVAINYNGDIAEYWEYSDTEWFSVDLSNEAYKLGINYIVYALTR encoded by the coding sequence ATGAGGCGAGTCTTACGCTGGCTCACCGGATTGGCCGCCGCGGCGCTGATCCTGGCCACGGCGGAAGCTCAGCGGCGGCGGGGAGGGGAGAGTGGTGCGTCGGAGTATCCGCCGAACGTGCCGTACGACGGCCGCTTCACCTTCGTGCGAATCCAGTACCAGCCTCGGGGTGGAGTCGGCGACTTCGGCTTCGGTCGAGGGGATCCGCGGTGGAATCACGACTATCCCCGTGCCGAGCGTCATTTCACCAGGATTCTTGCCGAACTGACGACGGTGCGACCGCGGGTCGATGCGTCAAACATCATGACGCTCGATGATCCGGACCTGTTCAAGTTCCCGGTCGCCTATCTCTGTGAACCCGGCTTCTGGGTGCCAAACGATGCCGAGGTAGCGGCGCTCGGCGCGTACATCGCTAAAGGCGGGTTCTTGATCGTTGACGACTTTGCCGGGCGGCAGATCATCAACCTGCAGGAACAGCTTCGACGGGTGCTTCCCGAGGCCCGGATGCAGCCGATCCCGGTCGAGCATCCGGTCTTTGACTCGTTTTACCGGATTCGATCGTTCGATCAATATGTCCACCCCTACCAGCAAGTCCAGACTGAGTTCCTTGGCATCTTCGAGGACAACGATCCCACCAAGCGCCTGATGGTGGCGATCAACTACAATGGTGACATCGCGGAGTACTGGGAGTACTCCGATACCGAGTGGTTCTCGGTCGACTTGTCGAACGAAGCGTACAAGCTCGGCATCAACTACATCGTCTATGCGCTCACCCGCTGA
- a CDS encoding HEAT repeat domain-containing protein — protein sequence MRFISILAIAAVLPGLAQSPDGGAWQELTPPLAWAAQDPADSLYREARSALNRGSYTRAAYLFAEVYGRHPRSSYAADSYYWEAWAQYRSGTNASLEAARSALLAQQAAHPNARTRDDAVSLLARVNAQLAQRGDARAAAEVQAMAEATTRRADAVADLEKARARTESARSSLVSRTACREQRNDERVAALDALLQMDSDRAMPILEKIMARRDEASTCLRRRAVFLISQQRGSERMLLDAVRADPDAEVREQAVFWLGQAGGDRAVIALDSLLKTSADAAVQDKAIFALSQIGSAGANRALRDYAVRPGAPLKLRENAIFWLGQTGGGNNIEFLQGIYRSSTERAIKDKIVFAVSQQSGSDARAWLLSIARDTREDLEIRKRAIFWIAQSGGTGLPELFSLYDRIEERAIREQLIFAYSQRQERGAVDKLIEIARSDKDPELRKKAIFWLSQSRDPRVAVFLEEMLTKP from the coding sequence ATGCGCTTCATTTCGATCCTTGCGATCGCGGCGGTCCTGCCAGGGCTGGCCCAATCCCCGGACGGCGGGGCCTGGCAAGAGCTGACACCTCCGCTTGCCTGGGCTGCGCAGGATCCGGCCGACTCCCTCTACCGGGAGGCCCGCTCGGCGCTCAATCGCGGCAGCTACACCCGGGCAGCGTACCTCTTTGCCGAAGTCTACGGGCGGCATCCGCGTTCGAGCTACGCGGCCGACTCCTACTACTGGGAGGCCTGGGCGCAGTATCGGAGCGGCACCAACGCGAGCCTGGAAGCGGCCCGCTCGGCGCTGCTGGCGCAGCAGGCGGCCCACCCGAATGCCCGGACCCGGGACGACGCCGTTTCCCTGCTGGCTCGCGTCAATGCCCAGCTGGCACAGCGAGGAGACGCCCGTGCGGCAGCCGAGGTCCAGGCCATGGCCGAAGCAACGACCAGGCGCGCGGATGCGGTTGCCGACCTGGAAAAGGCCCGGGCCCGGACGGAGTCGGCTCGGTCGAGCCTGGTGAGCAGAACCGCCTGCCGGGAACAGCGCAACGACGAACGGGTCGCGGCACTCGATGCGCTGCTCCAGATGGACTCCGATCGCGCCATGCCGATCCTGGAGAAGATCATGGCCCGGCGCGACGAGGCCTCGACCTGCCTCCGCCGGCGGGCGGTCTTCCTGATCTCGCAGCAGCGCGGCTCGGAACGGATGCTGCTCGATGCGGTCCGCGCCGATCCGGACGCCGAAGTGCGCGAGCAGGCCGTCTTCTGGCTGGGCCAGGCCGGGGGCGACCGTGCGGTCATTGCGCTCGACTCGCTCCTCAAGACGTCGGCGGACGCCGCAGTCCAGGATAAGGCCATCTTCGCGCTGTCGCAGATCGGCTCGGCCGGCGCCAACCGCGCCCTCCGCGACTATGCCGTGCGTCCCGGAGCGCCGCTCAAGCTGCGAGAGAATGCCATCTTCTGGCTGGGGCAGACTGGCGGCGGCAACAATATCGAGTTCCTGCAGGGCATCTACCGGTCGTCGACCGAGCGGGCCATCAAAGACAAGATCGTCTTTGCGGTGTCGCAGCAGAGCGGCAGCGACGCCCGAGCCTGGTTGCTGAGCATTGCCCGCGACACCCGCGAGGACCTCGAGATCCGGAAGCGCGCCATCTTCTGGATCGCCCAGTCCGGCGGCACCGGCCTGCCCGAGCTCTTCAGCCTCTACGACCGGATCGAGGAACGGGCCATTCGGGAGCAGCTAATCTTTGCCTACTCGCAGCGCCAGGAACGCGGCGCCGTCGACAAGCTGATCGAAATCGCCCGCAGCGACAAGGATCCCGAGCTGCGGAAGAAGGCCATCTTCTGGCTCTCCCAGTCGCGCGATCCTCGGGTGGCCGTGTTCCTGGAAGAGATGCTGACGAAGCCGTGA
- a CDS encoding TetR/AcrR family transcriptional regulator produces MARSKAPGRLEDIIAAALWAFADAGYDRTKIAHVAARAGVGPGTVYLYAEDKEALFELVLLRSLESPVVSHPSLPYRKTDRAARTRLIDECLHEVAHFPQLWIGTQRRTYDGAIEEYVGILLEMARWFRRYRAAILLAQRNRYDWPELSEAFDRVVWSDVQRRLASFLTSRMRAGALAVVGDPGLVARFAVDALVSGLVAGPVSGSTPERPGDEGVLVTLIAASVRLPAEVDPEPDPAARAESPGDL; encoded by the coding sequence ATGGCAAGATCCAAAGCCCCAGGTCGACTCGAAGACATTATTGCTGCCGCCCTCTGGGCTTTTGCGGATGCCGGATACGATCGCACCAAGATCGCCCATGTCGCCGCACGGGCTGGAGTTGGCCCGGGGACGGTCTATCTCTATGCCGAAGACAAAGAAGCCCTGTTCGAGCTCGTCCTGCTCAGGTCGCTCGAAAGCCCGGTCGTTTCCCACCCCAGCCTGCCCTATCGGAAGACCGACCGGGCCGCCCGGACTCGTCTGATCGACGAATGTCTTCACGAGGTGGCGCATTTTCCCCAGCTGTGGATCGGGACTCAGCGCCGTACCTACGACGGGGCAATAGAGGAGTATGTAGGCATACTACTAGAAATGGCGAGGTGGTTCCGTCGCTATCGGGCGGCGATCCTTCTGGCGCAGCGGAATCGGTACGACTGGCCCGAACTGTCCGAAGCCTTCGATCGCGTCGTGTGGAGCGACGTCCAGCGCAGGCTGGCCAGCTTCCTCACCTCGCGCATGCGGGCCGGAGCACTCGCGGTCGTCGGCGACCCCGGTCTGGTGGCCAGGTTTGCGGTCGACGCTCTCGTCTCGGGACTGGTCGCGGGGCCCGTCTCCGGATCAACCCCGGAACGCCCCGGGGACGAGGGTGTGCTGGTGACGCTGATCGCCGCGTCGGTCCGGCTGCCCGCCGAAGTAGATCCAGAGCCCGATCCCGCCGCCCGGGCTGAAAGCCCGGGGGATCTGTAG
- a CDS encoding DUF58 domain-containing protein, giving the protein MTVLPGLLDPVVLARIGDLSLIARTVVDGFMHGLHRAPRLGHSTEFAEHRSYQPGDDLRRLDWRVYGRTDRYYIKEYEADTNVSVLLALDLSKSMAFGSAGVTKLDYARMLVAALAWFSQRQGDRIGLVLYTDRVVRYVPPSTRHLWLVLHELANASPAGSGSGIEANPAINELLGRGGITVFVSDWYAPPEAVTGALGGVRVRGHDVIAIHVMDPAEQSFPYSEAASFEDLESGERISLSPERLRPAYRAAYDEHLAQLQTLLTRSSVDYARVATSEPLDRALYRYLHQREALGRVR; this is encoded by the coding sequence ATGACAGTGTTGCCCGGCCTGCTCGATCCCGTCGTGCTGGCTCGCATCGGCGATCTCTCGCTGATTGCGCGGACCGTGGTCGACGGGTTCATGCATGGCTTGCACCGGGCGCCGCGGCTGGGTCATTCGACCGAGTTTGCCGAGCATCGGTCGTATCAGCCGGGCGACGACCTCAGGCGGCTCGACTGGCGAGTCTATGGTCGGACCGATCGGTACTACATCAAAGAGTATGAGGCAGACACGAACGTGTCGGTCTTGCTCGCGCTCGATCTGTCGAAGTCGATGGCGTTTGGTTCTGCCGGCGTGACCAAGCTCGACTACGCCAGGATGCTGGTGGCTGCGCTGGCGTGGTTCTCGCAGCGCCAGGGCGACCGGATCGGCCTCGTGCTGTACACCGACCGGGTTGTCCGCTACGTGCCGCCCTCGACGCGCCATCTCTGGCTGGTCCTGCATGAGCTGGCGAACGCGTCACCCGCAGGGTCCGGCAGCGGCATCGAGGCCAACCCGGCCATCAACGAACTGCTCGGTCGTGGAGGCATTACGGTCTTCGTGTCCGACTGGTACGCGCCGCCCGAGGCCGTTACCGGTGCGCTTGGCGGCGTCCGTGTACGTGGGCACGACGTGATTGCCATTCATGTCATGGACCCCGCGGAACAAAGTTTTCCGTACAGCGAGGCCGCCAGCTTCGAAGATCTGGAGTCGGGCGAGCGCATCTCGCTTTCTCCCGAACGTCTGCGCCCCGCCTACCGGGCGGCCTATGACGAGCACCTGGCCCAGCTGCAGACGCTGCTGACCCGATCGAGCGTCGACTATGCGCGGGTAGCAACCTCGGAACCGCTCGATCGCGCGTTGTACCGCTACTTGCATCAGCGTGAAGCGCTGGGACGGGTTCGCTGA
- a CDS encoding HEAT repeat domain-containing protein yields MTTLTGTAAGLLLAALAVGPLVAQNLPARIAAAPDGEVRLTFASREGICGDGATFIRDLNRDNHVTMSGDWRDWRSRPCEEGPVRIRLRVQGGEVRSVRTAVGGIWRPSEERVTDLGRIGAAEAARGLLSMARNSYGKGNDLIFPATLADSVTLWPDLLELARDRQVASSSRKNAVFWLSQAAGDKAADGLERIVTDEGDDRDVREHAVFAISQLPQDQGVPILLRVARTNPNPGVRRKAMFWLGQSDDPRALSLFEDILTKP; encoded by the coding sequence ATGACCACGCTGACCGGAACGGCCGCCGGACTCCTTCTTGCCGCGCTCGCCGTCGGACCGCTCGTTGCGCAGAACCTGCCGGCCCGGATTGCGGCGGCACCGGACGGCGAGGTTCGGCTCACCTTTGCCTCGCGGGAAGGGATCTGCGGCGACGGCGCCACGTTCATCCGCGACCTGAACCGCGACAACCATGTCACCATGTCCGGCGACTGGCGCGACTGGCGGTCCCGCCCCTGTGAGGAGGGTCCGGTTCGGATCCGACTCCGGGTCCAGGGCGGCGAGGTCCGGTCGGTTCGCACCGCCGTGGGCGGCATTTGGCGACCCAGCGAGGAACGGGTCACCGACCTGGGCCGGATCGGCGCCGCCGAGGCGGCTCGGGGCCTCCTGAGCATGGCCCGGAACAGCTATGGCAAGGGCAACGATCTGATCTTCCCTGCCACCCTGGCCGACAGCGTCACCTTGTGGCCGGACCTGCTCGAGTTGGCCCGGGACCGGCAGGTGGCCTCATCGAGTCGAAAGAATGCCGTGTTCTGGCTCAGTCAGGCAGCGGGCGACAAAGCGGCCGATGGCCTAGAGCGGATCGTCACCGACGAGGGCGATGATCGCGACGTCCGGGAGCACGCGGTCTTTGCCATCTCGCAACTGCCGCAGGATCAAGGGGTTCCGATTCTGCTCCGGGTTGCCCGAACCAATCCGAACCCGGGGGTCCGGCGGAAGGCCATGTTCTGGCTCGGTCAGTCGGACGATCCTCGGGCACTGTCCCTGTTCGAGGACATCCTGACCAAGCCCTAG
- a CDS encoding MoxR family ATPase yields the protein MGSDSDDRIVADRLHAAAGRIRTELAKRIIGQEPVVEQCLIALLSGGNCLLVGVPGLAKTLLVQTLAEVLDLSFQRIQFTPDLMPSDVTGTDVIQDDPATGQRRLVFMRGPVFANVVLADEINRTPPKTQAALLEAMQERRVTVQGKTYPLDPPFHVFATQNPIELEGTYPLPEAQLDRFLFEVVLDHLSEADEIRVARLTTGVQGGSLDRVVSGADLVRFQHLVRRVPVADPVVDYAVRLVRMSRPADPDAPAFVRQWVSYGASVRAAQALLLGAKSKALLDGRAHVGFEDIRFLARPVLRHRLLLNFQARAERVTTDSVIEQLVAAVPAPRSGMA from the coding sequence ATCGGATCGGATTCGGACGATCGCATCGTCGCGGATCGATTGCATGCCGCGGCGGGCCGGATCAGGACCGAGCTCGCCAAGCGAATCATCGGACAGGAGCCGGTCGTCGAGCAGTGCCTGATTGCGCTGCTGTCGGGCGGGAACTGCCTGCTGGTTGGCGTTCCCGGTCTGGCCAAGACCCTGCTGGTGCAGACGCTGGCTGAAGTGCTGGATCTGTCCTTTCAGCGGATTCAGTTCACGCCCGACCTGATGCCATCGGATGTGACGGGAACAGACGTGATCCAGGACGACCCCGCTACCGGGCAGCGTCGACTCGTCTTCATGCGAGGACCCGTCTTTGCCAACGTCGTGCTGGCCGACGAGATCAACCGAACGCCGCCGAAAACTCAGGCGGCCCTGCTCGAGGCCATGCAGGAGCGGCGGGTGACTGTTCAGGGCAAGACCTATCCGCTCGATCCACCCTTTCACGTCTTCGCAACTCAGAACCCCATCGAGCTCGAGGGAACCTATCCGCTGCCTGAGGCACAGCTCGATCGATTCCTCTTCGAGGTCGTGCTCGATCACCTGTCCGAGGCCGACGAGATCCGGGTCGCCCGACTGACCACCGGAGTCCAGGGCGGATCGCTCGATCGAGTCGTTTCGGGTGCGGATCTCGTCCGGTTCCAGCACCTGGTTCGTCGCGTTCCGGTTGCCGATCCGGTCGTCGACTACGCCGTACGTCTCGTGCGGATGAGTCGACCGGCCGATCCGGATGCGCCGGCCTTCGTTCGGCAGTGGGTTTCCTACGGAGCGAGTGTGCGTGCCGCACAGGCCCTGCTGCTCGGTGCGAAGTCGAAGGCCCTGCTCGACGGCCGCGCCCACGTCGGGTTCGAGGACATTCGTTTCCTGGCGCGTCCGGTGCTTCGGCATCGTCTCCTGCTCAACTTCCAGGCCCGGGCCGAGCGGGTCACGACAGACAGTGTCATCGAGCAACTCGTCGCGGCGGTGCCGGCACCGCGATCCGGGATGGCCTGA
- a CDS encoding BatA domain-containing protein, which produces MGLGWLVPALLAGLAAILVPVLVHLRQRERRDPIAFPSLMFLRQVPSRTAERRRITHPLLLLLRALAVAALVAAFARPFWRQADPSPAAGKVARTLIVAVDRSLSMGYRGVWERAQDSIGAVLSTLGSGDQAALIAFDDAAEVLARPSADLAGLRGLVVSLTPGSGRSRIGPAIRVARDLAAEARGSAIEVVVVSDLQRHALAGLESVERIPGAAMRFISVAESDPVNARVVQVEVDRRTEGRRTRLTVSAPIASKGAAGRSTRATLLVNGRELASTQVTLSASGMTTASFDPVWIAEGDGIAAVALEPDALAADDTLRFSLTAAAGVPVLLLVPPGTPAEEAVFLERALMINRSPALAITVRRSATPSAADLGQSQVVVVVDGGGVSPAGMAALRGFTERGGGVVLGAGRSAFRGDAGWLPATIGGTIDRMNDRGGRLGQLDGDHPVFEPFKEALSRDFGAARFFRYRDLTADSSAQVVARFDDGRPALIDGSSGAGRVVVSALAVGTLWSDFALQPVFLPLMQQLVSHVGQLREEKRWYTAGEAAAIPQDTRALTLIDPSGGSQRIAADSNRTVILPAIGFYQLRSDLAAVPVAQLAVNPAPEESELTSVTPADALAQLRAPTDSAAAPTVAPLTAVEQERRQSWWSILLILAFLALGAETLYTVRAARRVRETGGGA; this is translated from the coding sequence GTGGGACTCGGCTGGCTGGTGCCGGCGCTGCTGGCAGGGTTGGCAGCCATCCTGGTGCCTGTGCTGGTGCACCTGCGCCAGCGCGAACGGCGCGATCCGATCGCGTTTCCGTCGCTGATGTTCCTGCGCCAGGTCCCCAGCCGCACGGCGGAGCGGCGCCGGATCACGCACCCGCTGCTATTGCTGCTCCGCGCCCTGGCGGTTGCGGCTCTGGTGGCCGCGTTTGCCCGGCCGTTCTGGCGCCAGGCCGATCCGAGCCCGGCAGCAGGCAAGGTGGCTCGGACCCTGATCGTGGCGGTGGATCGCTCCCTCAGTATGGGATATCGCGGCGTCTGGGAGCGGGCCCAGGACTCGATCGGTGCTGTGCTAAGTACGCTCGGTTCGGGCGACCAGGCCGCGCTGATTGCCTTCGACGACGCGGCGGAAGTGCTCGCTCGACCGAGTGCAGACCTGGCCGGCCTTCGCGGTCTGGTCGTCTCGTTGACGCCCGGTTCAGGCAGGAGTCGGATTGGTCCCGCGATTCGGGTAGCGCGTGACCTGGCAGCCGAAGCGCGAGGCTCCGCCATCGAAGTCGTGGTCGTGTCCGATCTGCAGCGGCACGCGCTGGCGGGCCTCGAATCGGTGGAGCGTATTCCCGGAGCGGCCATGCGATTCATCTCGGTCGCAGAGTCGGATCCCGTCAACGCACGAGTCGTACAAGTCGAGGTCGATCGCCGCACCGAGGGCCGTCGGACCCGACTGACCGTCAGTGCCCCGATCGCGTCGAAGGGAGCCGCTGGGCGCAGCACCCGGGCCACCCTGCTCGTCAACGGTCGGGAGCTGGCGTCCACCCAGGTGACGTTGAGCGCGTCCGGCATGACGACCGCCAGCTTCGATCCGGTCTGGATTGCCGAGGGTGATGGCATCGCAGCGGTAGCGCTGGAACCCGACGCCCTCGCGGCCGACGATACGCTCCGGTTCTCGCTGACCGCCGCGGCCGGCGTGCCCGTCCTGCTGCTCGTCCCGCCAGGTACGCCTGCAGAGGAGGCCGTCTTCCTCGAGCGCGCCTTGATGATCAATCGCTCGCCGGCGCTGGCCATTACGGTGCGACGGAGCGCTACGCCCTCGGCTGCAGACCTTGGCCAGAGCCAAGTGGTGGTCGTGGTCGACGGTGGTGGTGTGTCGCCGGCGGGAATGGCGGCACTGCGCGGCTTCACCGAACGCGGCGGCGGCGTGGTCCTTGGTGCTGGCAGGTCCGCATTTCGGGGAGATGCTGGCTGGCTCCCGGCAACGATCGGCGGTACGATCGACCGCATGAACGACCGGGGCGGCCGTCTCGGCCAGCTCGACGGCGATCATCCAGTCTTCGAGCCCTTCAAAGAGGCGCTGTCCCGAGACTTCGGCGCGGCGCGGTTCTTTCGCTATCGCGACCTTACGGCCGACTCGTCCGCTCAAGTCGTGGCCCGCTTCGACGACGGCAGGCCCGCTCTGATCGACGGCAGCTCCGGAGCCGGTCGCGTGGTGGTCTCGGCTCTGGCCGTGGGCACTCTCTGGTCTGACTTCGCGCTTCAACCTGTATTTCTCCCGCTGATGCAGCAGCTCGTATCCCATGTCGGACAACTTCGGGAAGAGAAGCGGTGGTATACAGCCGGCGAAGCGGCTGCGATTCCCCAGGACACTCGGGCGCTCACACTGATCGACCCCTCCGGCGGAAGCCAGCGAATCGCGGCGGACAGTAACCGAACGGTCATCCTGCCCGCGATCGGCTTCTATCAGTTGCGGAGCGATCTCGCCGCCGTGCCGGTAGCTCAGCTGGCGGTGAACCCGGCGCCGGAGGAATCGGAGCTGACCTCCGTGACGCCAGCCGATGCCCTGGCTCAATTGCGGGCTCCAACGGACTCGGCCGCGGCGCCGACGGTTGCGCCGCTTACGGCCGTCGAGCAGGAGCGGCGCCAGTCCTGGTGGAGCATTCTCCTCATCCTGGCGTTTCTGGCGCTCGGAGCCGAAACTCTATACACGGTTCGCGCGGCTCGGCGCGTCCGGGAGACGGGAGGTGGTGCATGA
- a CDS encoding RNA polymerase sigma factor, protein MSATDLVGRVLGGDPLAERELYDLHVDRVYRLAFRLTGDSELAADCTQEAFIRIFERLATFRGEAALSTWITSVAYSVIYNALRKTKRLRESSVDLEVVDLAVPALPNGEPDLKTSLDRAVASLPEGYRTVFVMHDVEGYTHGEIASSLGIQEGTSKAQLSRARSKLRQALAAFAGGWVTQ, encoded by the coding sequence GTGAGCGCTACCGACTTGGTCGGTCGAGTCCTGGGCGGTGACCCCCTCGCTGAGAGGGAGTTGTATGACCTGCACGTGGACCGAGTCTACCGACTCGCTTTCCGGCTCACGGGAGACTCCGAGCTGGCGGCCGACTGCACCCAGGAGGCGTTCATCCGGATCTTCGAGCGCCTGGCCACGTTCCGAGGTGAGGCCGCCCTCTCGACCTGGATCACGAGCGTGGCGTACTCAGTGATCTACAACGCGCTCCGGAAGACCAAACGGCTTCGGGAAAGCAGCGTCGACCTCGAGGTGGTTGACCTGGCAGTCCCGGCTCTGCCAAACGGCGAGCCGGACCTCAAGACGAGTCTCGACCGGGCCGTGGCGAGCCTGCCAGAAGGATACCGGACCGTGTTCGTGATGCACGACGTCGAGGGCTACACCCACGGCGAGATTGCCAGCTCGCTCGGGATCCAGGAAGGCACGTCCAAGGCCCAGCTGAGCCGGGCCCGATCGAAGCTGCGTCAGGCATTGGCGGCATTTGCGGGAGGATGGGTAACACAATGA
- a CDS encoding S41 family peptidase → MRRRHWLAATVILGLPLGIGAFVQQSQSAGDGARLFSQVIQRIEESAVDSLARAAIFERAARGLVKQLNDPYADLYSPEELASFQRQTLRNNYAGVGMQIESQDGAIIVARVFPNAPSEKGGVLAGDRIVAVDSVPVTGLRLDQVSQRLLGTPGTEVKVVFQRPGLPEPIRTTFKRAVVRVPAVPYTLVLDGGVGYIPLQSFNESAAQDVERSLQALKQQGARSFIIDVRGNGGGSLEQALEIGNLFFRPGQELASVRHRGRTPEVYRATRTSVVDSMPVAVLVDGYSASASEIVAGSLQDHDRALVVGTTSFGKGLVQTLYPLDGGWAMKITTGKWYTPSGRSIQADHDRLGDERFVEYAAEPGQTDSTRQRPVFKSDGGRPILGGGGITPDIIVQSDTLTDPERNLARAFGAHQSQWYIAVYSTSLDLKGSVKPDFAVQPAWRETVWKKLQASKVTVTRDQFEAGSALVDRELERWTSRLAFGDSAWFRRSIKYDRQLQTAMEYLQRSPTQRQLLAQVPPMEATKP, encoded by the coding sequence ATGCGACGTCGCCATTGGTTGGCAGCAACGGTCATTCTGGGCCTTCCCTTGGGGATCGGCGCATTCGTTCAGCAGAGTCAGTCGGCCGGCGACGGCGCTCGGCTCTTTTCGCAGGTAATCCAGCGGATCGAGGAAAGTGCCGTCGATTCGCTGGCCCGCGCCGCGATCTTCGAACGGGCCGCGCGCGGCCTCGTCAAGCAGCTGAACGATCCGTACGCCGATCTGTACTCGCCCGAAGAACTGGCCTCCTTCCAGCGCCAGACGCTCCGCAACAACTATGCGGGCGTCGGAATGCAGATCGAGAGCCAGGACGGCGCCATCATCGTGGCGCGGGTCTTCCCTAACGCACCGAGCGAAAAGGGCGGCGTGCTCGCCGGCGACCGGATTGTCGCGGTCGACTCCGTCCCGGTCACGGGGCTCCGCCTCGATCAGGTCTCGCAGCGACTGCTCGGCACCCCGGGCACCGAAGTCAAAGTGGTGTTCCAGCGCCCCGGTCTGCCGGAGCCAATCCGTACCACGTTCAAGCGCGCCGTGGTTCGGGTACCGGCCGTACCGTATACACTGGTCCTCGACGGCGGGGTTGGCTACATCCCGCTGCAGAGCTTCAACGAGTCGGCGGCCCAGGACGTCGAACGATCGCTGCAAGCGCTCAAACAGCAAGGCGCTCGGTCCTTCATCATCGACGTGCGCGGCAACGGCGGTGGCAGCCTCGAGCAGGCGCTCGAAATCGGCAACCTGTTTTTCCGGCCCGGCCAGGAGCTGGCGAGTGTGCGGCATCGCGGCCGCACGCCTGAGGTCTATCGCGCAACCCGGACCTCGGTCGTCGACTCCATGCCTGTCGCGGTGCTGGTCGACGGTTACAGCGCCTCGGCTTCGGAAATCGTAGCCGGCAGCCTGCAGGACCATGACCGGGCGCTGGTCGTCGGTACGACATCGTTCGGCAAGGGCCTGGTGCAGACGCTCTACCCGCTCGACGGCGGCTGGGCGATGAAGATCACGACCGGGAAGTGGTACACCCCAAGCGGACGGTCGATCCAGGCGGACCATGATCGCCTGGGCGATGAGCGCTTCGTCGAGTACGCTGCGGAGCCGGGTCAGACCGATTCGACCCGCCAGCGCCCGGTCTTCAAGTCCGACGGCGGTCGGCCAATCCTCGGTGGCGGCGGCATCACCCCCGATATCATCGTCCAGTCCGACACCCTGACCGACCCGGAGCGGAATCTGGCCCGTGCGTTCGGTGCGCACCAGTCACAGTGGTACATCGCGGTCTACTCGACCAGCCTCGACCTCAAGGGCTCGGTCAAGCCGGACTTTGCTGTGCAGCCCGCCTGGCGGGAAACGGTCTGGAAGAAGCTGCAGGCTTCCAAGGTGACGGTGACTCGCGATCAGTTCGAGGCCGGGTCGGCCCTGGTCGATCGGGAACTCGAACGGTGGACCTCGCGCCTGGCCTTCGGCGATTCGGCCTGGTTCCGCCGGTCGATCAAGTACGACCGCCAGCTGCAGACGGCCATGGAGTACCTGCAGCGAAGCCCGACACAGCGCCAGTTGCTGGCGCAGGTGCCGCCAATGGAAGCAACCAAGCCCTGA